The following coding sequences are from one Aeromicrobium duanguangcaii window:
- a CDS encoding bifunctional o-acetylhomoserine/o-acetylserine sulfhydrylase encodes MSENWSFETKQIHAGQTPDPTTGARALPIYQTTSYQFRDTQHAADLFGLAEPGNIYTRIMNPTQGVVEERLAALEGGVGALLVASGQAATTGALTNVAEAGDHIVASASLYGGTDSLLRHTFPKLGIQVTFVEDNNDPAAWRAAVQDNTKVFFGETIGNPKGDILDLEAISAVAKEVGVPFIVDNTVATPYLLNPLKHGADTVVHSATKYIGGHGTAIAGVVIDGGTFDYAAHGDKFPGFTTPDASYHGLVFAEALGPAAYITKLRVQYLRNVGPAVAPFNAFLIAQGLETLSLRIERHIENTRKVAEWLQAREDVAKVTWASLDGNPYKELADKYTPRGSGAVLTFELPGGIDAGRRFIDALELFSHVANIGDVRSLAIHPASTTHSQGTPEEHAATGVTPGLVRLAIGIEGIDDILADLDAGFRAAK; translated from the coding sequence ATGAGCGAGAACTGGTCGTTCGAGACCAAGCAGATCCATGCCGGCCAGACGCCCGACCCCACCACGGGTGCGCGCGCGCTGCCGATCTACCAGACCACCTCGTACCAGTTCCGCGACACCCAGCACGCCGCCGACCTCTTCGGTCTGGCCGAGCCGGGCAACATCTACACGCGCATCATGAACCCGACCCAGGGTGTCGTCGAGGAGCGCCTCGCGGCCCTCGAGGGCGGCGTCGGCGCGCTGCTCGTGGCCTCGGGCCAGGCCGCCACGACCGGTGCGCTCACCAACGTCGCCGAGGCCGGCGACCACATCGTCGCCTCGGCCAGCCTCTACGGCGGCACCGACTCGCTGCTGCGCCACACGTTCCCGAAGCTGGGCATCCAGGTCACCTTCGTCGAGGACAACAACGACCCGGCCGCCTGGCGCGCCGCCGTCCAGGACAACACGAAGGTGTTCTTCGGCGAGACCATCGGCAACCCCAAGGGCGACATCCTCGATCTCGAGGCGATCAGCGCAGTGGCGAAGGAGGTCGGCGTGCCGTTCATCGTCGACAACACCGTCGCGACGCCGTACCTGCTCAACCCGCTCAAGCACGGCGCCGACACGGTCGTGCACTCGGCGACGAAGTACATCGGCGGCCACGGCACGGCGATCGCCGGCGTCGTCATCGACGGCGGCACCTTCGACTACGCCGCGCACGGCGACAAGTTCCCCGGCTTCACCACGCCCGACGCCAGCTACCACGGCCTCGTGTTCGCCGAGGCCCTCGGCCCGGCCGCGTACATCACGAAGCTGCGCGTGCAGTACCTGCGCAACGTGGGTCCGGCCGTCGCCCCGTTCAACGCGTTCCTCATCGCCCAGGGCCTCGAGACCCTGAGCCTGCGGATCGAGCGCCACATCGAGAACACCCGCAAGGTCGCCGAGTGGCTGCAGGCGCGCGAGGACGTCGCCAAGGTCACCTGGGCCTCGCTCGACGGCAACCCCTACAAGGAGCTGGCCGACAAGTACACGCCGCGCGGCTCCGGCGCGGTGCTCACGTTCGAGCTGCCCGGCGGCATCGACGCGGGCCGTCGCTTCATCGACGCGCTCGAGCTGTTCAGCCACGTCGCGAACATCGGCGACGTCCGCTCGCTGGCGATCCACCCGGCCAGCACGACCCACTCGCAGGGCACGCCCGAGGAGCACGCCGCCACCGGCGTCACGCCCGGTCTGGTCCGCCTGGCGATCGGCATCGAGGGGATCGACGACATCCTCGCCGACCTGGACGCCGGCTTCCGCGCAGCGAAGTAG
- the metX gene encoding homoserine O-acetyltransferase MetX yields the protein MSTIQPLGDLTLEGGEVLPRLEVAYDTWGEFTGDNAVLVLHALTGDSIVAGPDGWWNRVVGPGLGIDTDRFFVVAANILGGCKGTTGPASEGPDGRVWGNRFPAVTVRDQVTAEVMLADQLGIDRWHAVIGGSAGGMRAVEWAVMHPERVQRLFLLASSAYASAEQIAWTTTQADIIRAAGPVAGLELARRIAHTTYRSEAELAERFGREVQADSRYAVQSYLQHHGEKLVKRFDAWSYIALGDAMNSHDVGRGRGGLAAALGRVTARTVVAAIDSDRLYPPYQQQELADLIPTAEPLAVVTSPHGHDGFLIEHEQVGALAHDLLVN from the coding sequence GTGAGCACCATCCAGCCGCTGGGAGACCTCACCCTCGAAGGGGGTGAGGTCCTCCCGCGTCTGGAGGTCGCGTACGACACCTGGGGCGAGTTCACCGGCGACAACGCCGTCCTCGTCCTGCACGCCCTGACCGGCGACTCGATCGTGGCCGGCCCGGACGGTTGGTGGAACCGGGTCGTCGGCCCCGGCCTGGGCATCGACACCGACCGCTTCTTCGTCGTCGCGGCCAACATCCTGGGCGGCTGCAAGGGCACGACGGGTCCGGCCTCCGAGGGCCCCGACGGCCGGGTCTGGGGCAACCGCTTCCCCGCCGTCACCGTGCGCGACCAGGTGACGGCCGAGGTGATGCTCGCCGACCAGCTGGGCATCGACCGCTGGCACGCCGTGATCGGCGGCTCCGCCGGCGGCATGCGCGCCGTCGAGTGGGCGGTCATGCACCCCGAGCGGGTGCAGCGGCTGTTCCTGCTGGCGTCCTCGGCCTACGCCTCGGCCGAGCAGATCGCCTGGACCACGACACAGGCCGACATCATCCGTGCGGCCGGGCCCGTCGCCGGACTCGAGCTGGCCCGCCGGATCGCGCACACCACCTACCGCAGCGAGGCCGAGCTGGCCGAGCGGTTCGGCCGCGAGGTCCAGGCCGACAGTCGCTACGCCGTCCAGTCCTACCTGCAGCACCACGGCGAGAAGCTGGTCAAGCGTTTCGACGCCTGGTCGTACATCGCCCTCGGCGACGCCATGAACAGCCACGACGTCGGCCGTGGCCGCGGCGGGCTCGCGGCCGCCCTGGGCCGGGTCACCGCGCGCACCGTCGTGGCGGCGATCGACTCGGACCGGCTCTACCCGCCGTACCAGCAGCAGGAGCTGGCCGATCTCATCCCGACAGCCGAGCCGCTGGCCGTCGTGACCTCGCCGCACGGCCACGACGGGTTCCTCATCGAGCACGAACAGGTCGGCGCGCTGGCCCACGACCTCTTGGTGAACTGA
- a CDS encoding DEAD/DEAH box helicase, producing the protein MTLIDSSPVLPTFNDFNLADGLVRKLAQQEIVNPSPIQQAVIPAALEGRNVLGRARTGSGKTLAFGLPVLARLAGGTSRPKAPRALILLPTRELAIQVHTALLPLVQKLGLKHTTVYGGVPINKQINAMKTGVDLVIATPGRLTDLLDRRCMTLDAIEITVLDEADHLCDLGFFKPIDALLSRTPANSQRLLLSATLDGDVDKLVRRHLPQHALFEVDSTDDNVETMEHHVLVTEATDKTRAAYELLSANPRSIVFTRTRRGATRLAKQLTMKGVTAVDMHGDLSQRHRERNLAQFSRGDASVIVATDVAARGIHVDGIGLVVHYDAPAEHKAYLHRSGRTARAGESGSVVTMTTPADLRDVMMLQRKAGVTARHHNASTATLPMTAESLSTSGTDAPEMANDSRSRNGGGQSRGGQSRGGQGNRGGAGRGGQGRGRPGGPGGRPQGSRTPGRRRDGAPTSAPTSARSN; encoded by the coding sequence TTGACCCTGATTGACAGCAGCCCTGTGCTGCCCACGTTCAACGACTTCAACCTCGCCGACGGCCTCGTGCGCAAGCTCGCGCAGCAGGAGATCGTCAACCCGAGCCCCATCCAGCAGGCCGTGATCCCCGCGGCCCTCGAGGGCCGCAACGTCCTCGGCCGCGCCCGCACCGGATCGGGCAAGACGCTCGCGTTCGGCCTGCCGGTCCTGGCTCGCCTCGCCGGAGGCACCAGCCGCCCGAAGGCGCCCCGCGCGCTCATCCTGCTGCCCACCCGCGAGCTGGCCATCCAGGTGCACACCGCCCTGCTGCCGCTCGTGCAGAAGCTCGGCCTGAAGCACACCACCGTCTACGGCGGTGTGCCGATCAACAAGCAGATCAACGCCATGAAGACCGGCGTCGACCTGGTCATCGCGACCCCCGGTCGCCTGACCGACCTGCTCGACCGTCGCTGCATGACGCTCGACGCCATCGAGATCACCGTCCTCGACGAGGCCGACCACCTGTGCGACCTCGGCTTCTTCAAGCCGATCGACGCGCTGCTGTCGCGCACCCCGGCGAACAGCCAGCGACTGCTGCTGTCGGCCACGCTCGACGGTGACGTCGACAAGCTCGTCCGTCGCCACCTGCCGCAGCACGCGCTGTTCGAGGTGGACTCCACCGACGACAACGTCGAGACGATGGAGCACCACGTGCTCGTCACCGAGGCGACCGACAAGACCCGCGCGGCCTACGAGCTGCTGAGCGCCAACCCGCGCAGCATCGTGTTCACCCGCACCCGTCGTGGCGCGACCCGCCTGGCCAAGCAGCTGACCATGAAGGGCGTCACCGCCGTCGACATGCACGGCGACCTCTCGCAGCGTCACCGCGAGCGCAACCTGGCGCAGTTCAGCCGCGGCGACGCGTCCGTCATCGTCGCGACCGACGTCGCCGCGCGTGGCATCCACGTGGACGGCATCGGCCTGGTCGTGCACTACGACGCCCCCGCCGAGCACAAGGCGTACCTGCATCGCTCGGGCCGTACCGCCCGCGCCGGTGAGTCGGGATCGGTCGTCACGATGACCACGCCCGCCGACCTGCGCGACGTCATGATGCTGCAGCGCAAGGCGGGCGTCACCGCTCGTCACCACAACGCGTCGACGGCCACGCTGCCGATGACGGCCGAGTCGCTCTCGACCTCCGGCACCGACGCGCCCGAGATGGCGAACGACTCGCGCTCGCGCAACGGCGGCGGCCAGTCTCGCGGCGGTCAGAGCCGTGGTGGCCAGGGCAACCGTGGCGGCGCCGGCCGTGGCGGTCAGGGTCGCGGCCGTCCGGGTGGCCCCGGCGGCCGGCCCCAGGGCTCGCGTACCCCCGGTCGTCGCCGCGACGGCGCGCCCACCAGCGCTCCGACCAGCGCGCGGAGCAACTGA
- a CDS encoding TIGR03084 family metal-binding protein: MTTLDTVLDDLAAESLQLDGWVAGLKPDEWATVTTPEGWTVAHQVAHLHWTDVTSTHAINDKAAFDALIMAALENPEGYIDQATDELALEPPESLLPAWRAGRAALVEALKSVPEGQKIPWFGPPMSPVSMVTARLMETWAHSHDVAEALGISVPRTDRVKHVCHIGVRTFTFTHMMRGEEAPDVQPRVELTAPSGEVWTWGPEDSPERVTGDAWDFALLATRRRHRSDVDVTAEGPAADHWLDIVQAFAGLPGNDPKPLAER; this comes from the coding sequence ATGACCACTCTTGACACCGTCCTGGACGACCTGGCCGCCGAATCGCTGCAGCTGGACGGCTGGGTCGCCGGCCTGAAGCCCGACGAGTGGGCCACGGTCACCACGCCCGAGGGCTGGACCGTCGCCCACCAGGTCGCGCACCTGCACTGGACCGACGTCACCTCGACGCACGCCATCAATGACAAGGCGGCGTTCGACGCGCTGATCATGGCGGCGCTGGAGAACCCCGAGGGCTACATCGACCAGGCCACCGACGAGCTCGCGCTCGAGCCGCCGGAATCGCTGCTGCCGGCGTGGCGAGCCGGCCGCGCGGCTCTCGTCGAGGCGCTGAAGTCCGTTCCCGAGGGCCAGAAGATCCCGTGGTTCGGCCCGCCGATGAGCCCTGTCTCGATGGTCACCGCCCGACTGATGGAGACCTGGGCGCACAGCCACGACGTCGCCGAGGCGCTCGGCATCTCGGTGCCGCGCACCGATCGCGTCAAGCACGTGTGCCACATCGGCGTCCGCACGTTCACGTTCACGCACATGATGCGCGGCGAGGAGGCGCCCGACGTCCAGCCGCGCGTCGAGCTGACCGCCCCGTCCGGCGAGGTGTGGACCTGGGGCCCCGAGGACTCGCCCGAGCGCGTCACCGGCGACGCCTGGGACTTCGCCCTGCTGGCCACCCGTCGACGTCACCGCTCCGACGTCGACGTCACCGCCGAGGGCCCCGCCGCCGACCACTGGCTCGACATCGTCCAGGCCTTCGCCGGCCTGCCGGGCAACGACCCCAAGCCGTTGGCCGAGCGCTGA
- a CDS encoding poly(ethylene terephthalate) hydrolase family protein: MKLSRLIAMAFASAALTVGAATQPVAAADNPYERGPNPTNSSIEASRGPFAVSTKTISSLSARGFGGGTIYYPTSTSEGTFGVVAVSPGYTAGQSTISWLGPRIASQGFVVITIDTNSRFDQPGSRGNQLLAALDQTIADTTVRGRIDASRQAVMGHSMGGGGTLEAAKSRRSLEATIGMTPWNLDKSWPEVEAASLEIGAQNDSVAPPRSHAIPFYESLTNAERRAYLELRGASHFAPNTSNTTIAKYSIAWLKRYVDDDTRYEQFITPGPTPSISSGVSAYRID, from the coding sequence ATGAAACTGTCCAGACTGATCGCGATGGCCTTCGCCAGCGCGGCACTCACCGTGGGTGCGGCAACCCAGCCGGTCGCGGCGGCCGACAACCCGTACGAGCGCGGTCCGAACCCGACGAACAGCAGCATCGAGGCGTCGCGCGGCCCGTTCGCGGTCAGCACGAAGACGATCTCGTCGCTGTCGGCCCGCGGGTTCGGTGGTGGCACGATCTACTACCCGACCTCCACCTCGGAGGGCACCTTCGGCGTCGTCGCGGTCTCGCCGGGGTACACGGCGGGGCAATCCACGATCTCGTGGCTCGGCCCGCGCATCGCCTCGCAGGGGTTCGTCGTCATCACGATCGACACGAACAGCCGGTTCGACCAGCCCGGATCGCGTGGCAACCAGCTGCTCGCGGCGCTCGATCAGACGATCGCCGACACGACCGTCCGCGGTCGGATCGACGCATCGCGCCAGGCCGTGATGGGTCACTCGATGGGTGGCGGCGGAACCCTCGAGGCCGCGAAGTCGCGTCGCTCGCTCGAGGCGACGATCGGGATGACCCCGTGGAATCTCGACAAGTCGTGGCCCGAGGTCGAGGCCGCTTCGCTCGAGATCGGTGCCCAGAACGACTCGGTCGCGCCCCCGCGCTCACACGCGATCCCGTTCTACGAGTCGCTGACGAACGCCGAGCGGCGTGCGTACCTGGAGCTGCGCGGTGCCAGCCACTTCGCGCCCAACACCAGCAACACGACGATCGCGAAGTACTCGATCGCCTGGCTCAAGCGCTACGTCGACGATGACACCCGCTACGAGCAGTTCATCACTCCCGGCCCGACGCCCTCGATCTCCAGCGGGGTCTCGGCGTACCGGATCGACTGA
- a CDS encoding alpha/beta hydrolase yields MAHRSHSGSGRRRPMRAVHTAATLHDDPTPLARMVDRGARMTVKPLLRLAPVHERTFRRLQRFSAAVNRGGSSDIAAEVGEIGGVPGEVLTPGDGPTTGLHLLYLHGGGFFTGSVHSYRSMLEEIVRVTGGTIYAIDYRKLPGHPVADSVQDAISAYADVLERAGNPEKVVVAGDSAGGYLVMKVAELARRRGLPAPAALIAFSPLLSLEPDRQDKNVMRVDKVREAILPIARVAALRRLWLSDDAIIEGFADPLHATAYITSPTHLVAVEDEFLRPEVEAFALLLDDKGVEVDVHLWRGQLHAFPIMAGYLPDADLAIELAAEFALTHIGEPPAVGVDDTGAQPDLLKGELAD; encoded by the coding sequence GTGGCTCATCGCTCGCATTCCGGCTCCGGACGCCGTCGTCCGATGCGTGCCGTGCACACTGCTGCGACGCTCCACGACGACCCCACGCCGCTGGCCAGGATGGTGGATCGGGGCGCGCGGATGACGGTCAAGCCGCTGTTGCGGCTCGCGCCGGTGCACGAGCGCACGTTCCGCCGGCTCCAGCGGTTCTCGGCGGCGGTCAACCGCGGCGGATCGTCCGACATCGCGGCCGAGGTCGGCGAGATCGGTGGCGTGCCCGGCGAGGTGCTGACGCCCGGCGACGGCCCGACGACCGGACTGCACCTGCTCTACCTGCACGGCGGGGGGTTCTTCACCGGCAGCGTCCACTCCTACCGTTCGATGCTCGAGGAGATCGTGCGCGTCACGGGCGGCACCATCTACGCGATCGACTACCGCAAGCTGCCGGGCCACCCCGTCGCCGACTCGGTCCAGGACGCCATCAGCGCCTACGCCGATGTGCTCGAACGGGCCGGCAACCCCGAGAAGGTGGTGGTGGCGGGCGACTCCGCGGGCGGCTACCTGGTGATGAAGGTCGCCGAGCTGGCCCGCCGGCGCGGCCTCCCCGCGCCCGCCGCGCTGATCGCCTTCTCGCCGTTGCTGAGCCTCGAGCCCGACCGCCAGGACAAGAACGTGATGCGGGTCGACAAGGTCCGCGAGGCGATCCTGCCGATCGCGCGGGTCGCGGCGCTGCGCCGGCTGTGGTTGTCGGACGACGCGATCATCGAGGGGTTCGCCGATCCGCTGCACGCGACCGCCTACATCACCTCGCCCACGCACCTGGTGGCCGTCGAGGACGAGTTCCTGCGCCCCGAGGTCGAGGCCTTCGCGCTGCTGCTCGACGACAAGGGCGTCGAGGTCGACGTGCACCTGTGGCGCGGGCAGCTGCACGCGTTCCCGATCATGGCCGGGTACCTGCCCGACGCCGACCTGGCGATCGAACTGGCCGCGGAGTTCGCCCTGACGCACATCGGAGAGCCCCCGGCCGTCGGGGTCGACGACACGGGGGCTCAGCCCGACCTGCTCAAGGGCGAGCTCGCGGACTAG
- a CDS encoding Ig-like domain-containing protein, whose protein sequence is MLKRVTSIATSGALGLAAAVALLPASAHAAPAPATYMGHVQVVSDDGNIVGCVAPGPSYTLRGTDNAFVVTATPGSRQNLMIEGSPDLALGVDSSAYPQMSSGSPSAYTFLKEGSPTPVGSSSVGGRQTAIWTIDPATRELSADYVWEDLSSERVAPWYSISGWQGVTRSVSALHSRFPWEIYGARFRVGGNCSGSVADDVPFGRQAITFTSSAPSPAYPGKTYDITATGGASGKPVTLSSTTAEHCTIDGSTVTFGTPGTCTIEAGQAGSASYTAAPSVTQDITVSAIPSTVTVNLALPSVVTGQSTTATAVVDVAAGSLAAAGGTVQFTVDGTAVGSPVAIDADGHAVSEELGGRVGPRQVVATYVPADSTHYVGSSNAAALTVAAADTTTKASVTASEITATVQPVAPGAGTPTGEVTFHVDGTKVGTATLDGGTAKLRYAVPTDTTHAVSAEYAGDADFTASSTSTSRANPGITAKVSSSKKSRNGWYRTPVKVTFTCDAKGAELVTPCPKPVTVSKQGASSVSRTIRTADGGIATATAAVKVDRSKPRVSIKGVKARRGYFDAPKPTCKVTDSVSGVQTCKVTSKRRGTKVVVTAKATDVAGNVRTKRVTYRLAKFTIRGAKKVGNTYRVKQGKTYTLQVRGAKARYVYATPAPGKPNRGSVPFKKAGKNTWTLGVTMSMTTSGTRSWNLGYTQNGKLHVIKVKVTG, encoded by the coding sequence ATGCTGAAGCGCGTCACCTCGATCGCGACGAGCGGAGCCCTCGGGCTCGCCGCCGCGGTGGCCCTGCTCCCCGCGAGTGCCCACGCCGCCCCTGCACCCGCCACCTACATGGGTCACGTCCAAGTCGTGAGTGACGACGGAAACATCGTCGGTTGCGTCGCTCCAGGCCCGAGCTACACGCTCCGCGGAACCGACAACGCCTTCGTGGTCACCGCGACACCGGGGTCACGCCAGAATCTCATGATCGAGGGTTCGCCCGACCTGGCCCTCGGTGTCGATTCCTCGGCCTACCCCCAGATGTCCTCTGGGTCACCGAGTGCCTACACCTTCCTCAAGGAGGGGTCGCCGACCCCGGTCGGGTCCAGCTCCGTCGGCGGCCGCCAGACCGCCATCTGGACCATCGACCCGGCAACCCGGGAACTGTCCGCCGACTATGTGTGGGAGGACCTGTCCTCCGAGCGGGTCGCGCCCTGGTACTCGATCTCCGGTTGGCAGGGCGTGACCAGGAGCGTCTCCGCCTTGCACAGCAGGTTCCCTTGGGAGATCTACGGCGCCAGGTTCCGCGTGGGAGGCAACTGCTCGGGCTCCGTCGCGGACGACGTCCCGTTCGGTCGACAGGCGATCACCTTCACGTCGTCCGCCCCCAGCCCCGCCTACCCCGGCAAGACGTACGACATCACCGCCACCGGTGGCGCGTCCGGCAAGCCGGTGACGCTGTCATCGACCACCGCCGAGCACTGCACGATCGACGGGTCCACCGTCACGTTCGGCACGCCCGGCACCTGCACGATCGAGGCCGGCCAGGCCGGCTCCGCCAGTTACACGGCGGCACCGAGCGTCACGCAGGACATCACGGTCAGCGCGATCCCCAGCACTGTCACCGTGAACCTCGCACTGCCCTCGGTGGTCACGGGCCAGAGCACGACGGCCACCGCCGTCGTCGACGTCGCGGCGGGCTCGCTCGCCGCAGCCGGCGGCACCGTGCAGTTCACGGTCGACGGCACCGCGGTCGGCTCCCCCGTCGCGATCGACGCCGACGGTCATGCCGTCAGCGAGGAGCTCGGCGGCCGTGTCGGCCCGCGCCAGGTCGTCGCGACCTACGTGCCGGCGGACAGCACGCACTACGTGGGCTCGAGCAACGCGGCGGCTCTGACCGTCGCGGCGGCGGACACCACCACGAAGGCCTCCGTCACCGCGTCCGAGATCACCGCCACGGTGCAACCGGTCGCCCCCGGTGCCGGAACCCCGACCGGTGAGGTCACGTTCCACGTCGACGGCACGAAGGTCGGCACCGCCACCCTCGACGGCGGCACCGCGAAGCTCCGTTACGCCGTCCCGACCGACACGACGCACGCGGTCTCGGCCGAGTACGCCGGTGATGCGGACTTCACGGCCTCGTCGACCTCGACGTCGCGCGCGAACCCCGGCATCACCGCCAAGGTCAGCTCGAGCAAGAAGTCGCGCAACGGCTGGTACCGCACCCCGGTGAAGGTCACCTTCACCTGCGACGCGAAGGGCGCCGAGCTGGTCACCCCCTGCCCGAAGCCCGTCACCGTCAGCAAGCAGGGCGCCAGCAGCGTCAGCCGCACGATCCGCACGGCCGACGGCGGCATCGCCACCGCGACCGCCGCGGTGAAGGTGGACCGCAGCAAGCCGCGCGTCTCCATCAAGGGCGTCAAGGCCCGACGCGGCTACTTCGACGCGCCGAAGCCCACCTGCAAGGTCACGGACTCTGTGTCGGGCGTGCAGACGTGCAAGGTCACCTCGAAGCGTCGAGGCACCAAGGTCGTCGTCACCGCGAAGGCCACGGACGTCGCCGGCAACGTTCGCACCAAGCGCGTGACGTACCGCCTCGCGAAGTTCACGATCCGCGGCGCGAAGAAGGTCGGCAACACGTACCGCGTGAAGCAGGGCAAGACCTACACGCTGCAGGTGCGCGGCGCGAAGGCTCGCTACGTCTACGCGACGCCGGCCCCGGGCAAGCCGAACCGCGGCTCGGTGCCCTTCAAGAAGGCGGGCAAGAACACCTGGACGCTCGGCGTGACGATGTCGATGACGACGAGCGGGACCCGCTCGTGGAACCTCGGCTACACGCAGAACGGCAAGCTGCACGTCATCAAGGTGAAGGTCACGGGCTGA
- a CDS encoding TetR/AcrR family transcriptional regulator, with the protein MTDSPTRTPQPERTRLMRQRLLEATVDCLVEFGWAGTSTTVVSQRAGVSRGAQLHHFPSKQDLVVAAVEYIAERRREELFVDLDLLPEQGRTRAVLDLLAGQFTSPVFLAALELWVAARTDPDLQAKVAPFERRVGRETHARAVELLQVDESRGRNRQLVQATLDLLRGLGLAATLTDDSTRRASILDAWAETLDRELER; encoded by the coding sequence GTGACCGACAGCCCCACGAGGACGCCGCAGCCCGAGCGCACGCGGCTCATGCGGCAGCGCCTCCTGGAGGCCACGGTCGACTGCCTCGTCGAGTTCGGCTGGGCCGGCACGTCGACCACCGTGGTCAGCCAGCGGGCCGGCGTCAGCCGCGGCGCCCAGCTGCACCACTTCCCCAGCAAGCAGGACCTCGTGGTCGCCGCCGTCGAGTACATCGCCGAGCGACGCCGCGAGGAGCTGTTCGTCGACCTCGACCTGCTGCCGGAGCAGGGCCGCACGCGGGCCGTCCTGGATCTGTTGGCCGGCCAGTTCACCTCGCCGGTCTTCCTCGCCGCTCTCGAGCTGTGGGTCGCGGCGCGCACCGATCCCGACCTGCAGGCCAAGGTCGCCCCGTTCGAGCGCCGCGTGGGCCGCGAGACGCACGCCCGCGCCGTGGAGCTGCTCCAGGTCGACGAGTCGCGTGGACGCAACCGTCAACTGGTCCAGGCCACCCTCGACCTGCTGCGTGGCCTCGGCCTCGCGGCGACCCTGACCGACGACTCCACCCGCCGGGCCTCGATCCTCGACGCCTGGGCCGAAACCCTCGACCGAGAACTGGAACGATGA
- a CDS encoding ATP-dependent 6-phosphofructokinase translates to MVTLEELQVRTLGECRYDSPLSEYVANRTTNTYYVAETDRVLIDDTISLLAARGDTPLTEVPSFEPGGPRRKIFFDPKKTKVGIVTCGGLCPGLNDVIRAIVLELFEHYGVTDITGFRNGYAGLVPGKAPDPVTLTPSFVDTITDRGGTVLGSSRGSQNVPQIVDNLVHRQIDILFVIGGDGSMRGAHAIAEETLARELDIAVVGVPKTIDNDIPLIGTSFGFQTAYAKAAESIKGARVEVEAAIGGVGVVKVMGRAAGFIACYSALANHDADFVLIPEVPFSLSGENGLLASLRKRVKERGSAVIVLAEGAGQDLVPASRRKDASGNPILGDFAGFLRAQIAREFKDHDEPLTLRYFDPGYMIRSVPADAADSVYCTRLAQAAVHAAMAGRTDMVIGRPRHRFAHVPISVVVKNTQNVNPDGDLWLSVLESTAQPFDMS, encoded by the coding sequence GTGGTGACGCTCGAGGAACTACAGGTCCGCACTCTCGGCGAGTGCCGATACGACTCGCCGCTGTCCGAGTACGTCGCGAACCGCACCACCAACACCTACTACGTCGCCGAGACCGATCGCGTCCTCATCGACGACACGATCTCGCTGCTGGCGGCCCGCGGCGACACCCCCTTGACCGAGGTGCCCTCGTTCGAGCCCGGCGGCCCGCGCCGCAAGATCTTCTTCGACCCGAAGAAGACGAAGGTCGGCATCGTCACCTGCGGCGGCCTGTGCCCCGGCCTCAACGACGTCATCCGCGCCATCGTGCTGGAGCTGTTCGAGCACTACGGCGTCACCGACATCACCGGGTTCAGGAACGGCTACGCCGGCCTCGTGCCCGGCAAGGCCCCGGACCCGGTCACCCTGACCCCCTCGTTCGTCGACACGATCACCGATCGCGGCGGCACGGTGCTGGGCTCGTCGCGCGGCAGCCAGAACGTCCCGCAGATCGTCGACAACCTGGTCCACCGCCAGATCGACATCCTCTTCGTCATCGGTGGCGACGGCTCGATGCGCGGCGCCCACGCGATCGCCGAGGAGACCCTCGCCCGCGAGCTCGACATCGCCGTCGTGGGCGTGCCCAAGACGATCGACAACGACATCCCGCTGATCGGCACGAGCTTCGGCTTCCAGACCGCGTACGCCAAGGCCGCCGAGTCCATCAAGGGCGCGCGCGTCGAGGTCGAGGCGGCCATCGGCGGCGTCGGCGTCGTCAAGGTCATGGGCCGCGCCGCCGGATTCATCGCCTGCTACTCGGCGCTGGCCAACCACGACGCCGACTTCGTGCTGATCCCCGAGGTCCCGTTCAGCCTCTCGGGCGAGAACGGACTGCTCGCGTCGCTGCGCAAGCGCGTCAAGGAGCGTGGCAGCGCGGTCATCGTGCTGGCCGAGGGCGCCGGGCAGGACCTGGTCCCGGCCAGCCGCCGCAAGGACGCCAGCGGCAACCCGATCCTGGGCGACTTCGCCGGATTCCTGCGGGCCCAGATCGCCCGTGAGTTCAAGGACCACGACGAGCCGCTGACGCTGCGCTACTTCGACCCGGGCTACATGATCCGCTCGGTCCCGGCCGACGCCGCCGACTCGGTGTACTGCACCCGCTTGGCCCAGGCGGCCGTCCACGCCGCCATGGCCGGACGCACCGACATGGTGATCGGACGACCGCGGCACCGCTTCGCCCACGTGCCGATCTCGGTGGTCGTCAAGAACACCCAGAACGTCAACCCCGACGGCGATCTGTGGCTGTCGGTGCTCGAGTCCACGGCCCAGCCGTTCGACATGTCCTGA